A single genomic interval of Methanobrevibacter olleyae harbors:
- a CDS encoding MIP/aquaporin family protein yields the protein MASCNIEKKFLAELLGTLFLVFFGTGAAVVTLLISDSVSPGTAGIGLLGGLGDWIAIALAFGLTVMACIYLFGKISGAHLNPAVTIGLLVSKNISLKDSVYYILAQVIGACLGSLLLYLCLGSPAVTVGGLGATAPGLNVGYIPAMIAECIGTFFLVLVVMGVAVDEKAEPGFAGISIGMTVTAVIVVLGAFTGASINPARTFGPYLMDVLLGGTNFWAYYPIYLVGPIVGGILAALVYTYLAKGNDACALPQPFKE from the coding sequence ATGGCTTCTTGTAATATTGAAAAGAAATTCTTAGCAGAACTTTTAGGAACGCTTTTCCTTGTATTCTTTGGTACAGGTGCTGCTGTTGTAACTTTACTTATTTCTGATAGTGTAAGTCCTGGAACTGCAGGTATTGGATTACTAGGTGGTCTTGGAGACTGGATAGCTATTGCATTAGCATTTGGTTTAACTGTAATGGCTTGTATTTATTTATTTGGAAAAATATCTGGTGCACATTTAAACCCTGCAGTAACTATTGGCTTACTTGTAAGTAAAAATATTTCTTTAAAAGATAGTGTTTACTACATTTTAGCTCAAGTTATTGGTGCATGTTTAGGTAGCTTATTATTATATCTATGTTTAGGTTCTCCTGCTGTAACTGTTGGAGGATTAGGTGCTACTGCTCCTGGTTTAAATGTAGGTTATATTCCAGCTATGATTGCTGAATGTATTGGTACTTTCTTCTTAGTACTTGTTGTTATGGGTGTTGCAGTTGATGAGAAAGCAGAACCTGGATTTGCAGGTATTTCTATCGGTATGACTGTAACTGCTGTAATCGTTGTACTCGGTGCATTTACTGGCGCTTCTATTAATCCAGCACGTACCTTTGGTCCTTACTTAATGGATGTTTTACTTGGTGGAACTAACTTCTGGGCTTACTATCCTATTTATTTAGTTGGACCTATTGTTGGCGGTATCCTTGCAGCTTTAGTATACACTTACTTAGCTAAAGGAAACGATGCTTGTGCATTACCGCAGCCTTTCAAAGAATAA
- a CDS encoding 50S ribosomal protein L15e: protein MYKYIRDAWKNPDESYVRELMWQRVPVWRKQPAITRIDRPTRIDRARSLGYRAKKGFVVVRVKVRRGGRRKIRFKHGRRPKRMGVNKITMAKSIQRIGEERVAKKYPNMEVLNSYWVWADGKYKYFEVILVDPQSPSIKNDPKINWICEKQHKNRALRGLTSAGKKGRGRRNRGKGSEKRLK, encoded by the coding sequence ATGTATAAATATATTAGAGATGCATGGAAAAATCCAGATGAGTCTTATGTAAGAGAACTTATGTGGCAAAGAGTTCCTGTATGGAGAAAACAGCCTGCAATTACTAGAATCGACAGACCAACCAGAATTGATCGTGCAAGATCACTTGGTTACAGAGCTAAAAAAGGTTTTGTAGTTGTAAGAGTAAAAGTTAGACGTGGTGGGCGTAGAAAAATCCGTTTCAAACATGGTCGTAGACCAAAAAGAATGGGTGTAAACAAAATTACCATGGCTAAATCTATTCAAAGAATTGGTGAAGAACGTGTAGCTAAAAAATACCCTAACATGGAAGTGTTAAACTCTTACTGGGTATGGGCTGACGGAAAATACAAATACTTTGAAGTAATCTTAGTAGACCCACAAAGTCCTTCTATTAAAAACGACCCTAAAATTAACTGGATTTGTGAAAAACAGCACAAAAATAGAGCTCTCAGAGGTTTAACTAGTGCTGGTAAAAAAGGCCGTGGCCGCAGAAATAGAGGAAAAGGTAGCGAAAAAAGATTAAAATAA
- a CDS encoding AAA family ATPase, producing MSSLPISIPKDINKYFFNRKKEIKKINANLSLLEMDIANQILITGYRGVGKTFLLKKILNDQPEKYLTIYLDLSKTYGGQKGELTEEELMKELLNKINEAIIKNENILTKVKGNISNFFKQLELKDYDISNINLSDIQLPEIKDNYLKLSKFVMELPQRIVDSSDNISGFIIVIDEFQLLKSLKNPEAFFWLIRTYTQEQFNVSYIFTGSVSQTGEIINMINGQNGAFGGRMLQFNIDPFSKEETKEYLNERLPSLKFSKEGFERFYACTRGIPAYINSLSSILPTDVECDEGLIKETLLLNVDQIVIMWLYVWGTLSSVEKEIIIFMVENGNVTWSLLNNNLSYAKSTITKYIDSLMNKGVIEYKFNKEYVLSDDMLKTWLEIKYDNDGIYPA from the coding sequence ATGAGCTCTCTTCCTATATCAATACCAAAAGACATTAATAAATATTTTTTTAACAGAAAAAAAGAAATCAAAAAAATCAATGCTAACTTATCTTTATTAGAAATGGATATTGCAAATCAGATCTTGATAACTGGTTATCGTGGAGTTGGAAAAACATTTCTACTTAAAAAGATTTTAAATGACCAACCAGAAAAATACTTGACTATATACCTTGACTTATCAAAAACTTATGGTGGTCAAAAAGGGGAGCTAACTGAAGAAGAACTAATGAAAGAACTTTTAAATAAAATTAATGAGGCAATTATTAAAAATGAAAATATTTTAACTAAAGTTAAAGGGAATATTTCTAATTTTTTTAAACAATTGGAGCTGAAGGATTATGATATCAGCAACATTAACTTATCAGATATTCAATTACCAGAAATAAAAGATAACTATTTAAAATTAAGTAAATTTGTAATGGAACTTCCTCAAAGAATAGTTGATTCATCTGATAATATTAGTGGTTTTATTATTGTAATCGATGAATTTCAATTACTGAAATCTTTAAAAAATCCAGAAGCTTTCTTTTGGCTAATTAGAACTTACACTCAAGAACAATTTAATGTAAGCTATATTTTCACAGGTTCTGTTTCTCAAACTGGTGAAATAATTAATATGATTAATGGTCAAAATGGGGCTTTTGGAGGGCGCATGTTGCAGTTTAACATAGATCCATTTAGTAAAGAAGAAACTAAAGAATATTTAAACGAACGTTTACCTAGTTTAAAATTTAGCAAAGAAGGTTTTGAAAGATTTTACGCATGTACTCGAGGTATTCCTGCATACATTAATAGTTTATCATCAATTTTACCTACAGATGTTGAATGTGATGAAGGACTAATTAAAGAAACACTTTTGTTAAATGTTGATCAAATTGTCATTATGTGGCTATATGTTTGGGGAACATTAAGTTCAGTTGAAAAGGAGATAATTATTTTTATGGTTGAGAATGGCAATGTTACTTGGTCTTTATTGAATAATAATCTCAGCTATGCTAAATCAACAATTACAAAATATATTGATTCACTTATGAATAAAGGTGTTATAGAGTATAAATTTAATAAGGAATATGTCTTATCTGATGATATGCTTAAAACTTGGTTAGAAATAAAGTATGATAATGATGGAATATATCCTGCTTAA
- a CDS encoding Rpp14/Pop5 family protein: protein MKLKVLPPTIRKNHHYLILDVKSEVEISKEEMLPYLWDACIRYWGENHSSNFNLWIMRHYFICKTSQNNEAIFNYKTVLRCRRSYEDDVRVALSTLTRKNKNRIAINTIGISGTIKSGINKFIKEDD from the coding sequence ATGAAATTAAAAGTTTTACCTCCAACCATTAGAAAGAATCATCATTATTTAATCCTTGATGTCAAGTCTGAAGTAGAAATATCTAAAGAGGAGATGCTTCCATATCTATGGGATGCATGTATTAGGTACTGGGGAGAGAACCATTCAAGTAACTTTAATTTATGGATTATGAGACATTATTTTATATGTAAAACTAGCCAAAATAATGAAGCTATTTTTAATTATAAAACAGTTTTAAGATGCAGAAGATCTTATGAAGATGATGTGAGAGTTGCACTTTCTACTTTAACAAGAAAAAATAAAAATAGAATTGCTATTAATACAATTGGTATCTCAGGAACTATTAAATCTGGAATAAATAAATTCATTAAAGAAGATGATTAA
- the upp gene encoding uracil phosphoribosyltransferase, with amino-acid sequence MNEIVLNHPLITHKLAILRDINTGTKEFRELVTEISTLLCYEATKDAELEATEIETPLEKMQTAKLNEDNYAVVPILRAGMGMVEGIINVIPNAKVGHIGLYRSEETFQPVEYYYKMPDGIADRIAMIIDPMLATGGSASATIDRLKEDGVKAIKLLSIVAAPEGIKVIEANHPDVKIYCATVDKGLNENKYIVPGLGDAGDRIYGTK; translated from the coding sequence ATGAATGAAATTGTTTTAAATCATCCTTTAATTACACATAAATTAGCTATTTTAAGAGATATAAATACAGGTACTAAAGAGTTTAGAGAACTTGTTACAGAGATATCCACTCTTTTATGTTATGAAGCAACTAAAGATGCTGAACTTGAAGCGACAGAAATTGAAACTCCTTTAGAGAAGATGCAAACAGCTAAACTAAATGAAGATAATTATGCAGTTGTACCTATCTTAAGAGCAGGTATGGGTATGGTTGAAGGAATTATTAATGTAATTCCTAATGCTAAAGTAGGTCATATTGGTCTTTATCGCAGTGAAGAAACATTCCAGCCTGTTGAATATTATTATAAAATGCCTGATGGCATTGCTGATAGAATAGCTATGATTATAGATCCTATGCTTGCAACTGGCGGAAGTGCCTCAGCAACTATTGATAGATTAAAAGAAGACGGTGTTAAAGCAATTAAACTTTTATCTATTGTTGCTGCACCTGAGGGAATTAAAGTTATTGAAGCAAATCACCCTGATGTTAAAATTTACTGTGCAACAGTAGATAAAGGATTAAATGAAAATAAATATATCGTTCCAGGTCTTGGAGATGCTGGAGATAGGATATATGGTACAAAATAA
- the rbr gene encoding rubrerythrin produces MADLKGSKTEENLKAALAGESKARVKYEFYASQAKKDGYVEIKEIFQESSDNEKEHAKVWFKLLNGGSVPHTLNNLADAAAGEHEEWTSMYKGFAEVAREEGFDDIADLFDAAGATEKAHEDRYNALSDKIKADKVFKKDEEITWKCNNCGYIHYGKEAPEVCPLCDHPQAHFRKKDTSYI; encoded by the coding sequence ATGGCAGATTTAAAAGGAAGTAAAACTGAAGAAAATTTAAAAGCAGCACTTGCAGGTGAATCTAAAGCACGTGTAAAATATGAGTTTTATGCATCTCAAGCTAAAAAAGATGGTTATGTTGAAATTAAAGAAATTTTCCAAGAATCATCTGATAATGAAAAAGAACATGCAAAGGTATGGTTCAAGCTTTTAAATGGTGGAAGTGTTCCACATACTTTAAATAACCTTGCAGATGCAGCTGCTGGCGAACATGAAGAATGGACTTCTATGTATAAAGGATTTGCTGAAGTTGCACGTGAAGAAGGATTTGATGATATTGCAGACTTATTTGATGCAGCTGGTGCTACTGAAAAAGCACATGAAGACAGATATAATGCATTGTCCGATAAAATTAAAGCAGATAAAGTCTTTAAAAAAGATGAAGAAATTACATGGAAATGTAATAACTGCGGATACATCCATTATGGAAAAGAAGCTCCTGAAGTTTGCCCATTATGCGATCACCCACAAGCACACTTTAGAAAAAAAGACACTAGCTATATCTAG
- a CDS encoding ribosome assembly factor SBDS, with translation MVNIDDAIIARLESFGEKFEILVDPDLAADFRNPDNEKEIDIEDILAVEEIFKDSKKGDKASEDSMNKVFETTDVLEVASQILHKGVVQLTAEQRRQMQEDKRKQVIATIAREGINPQNGLPHPAVRIENAINEAKVKIDAFKSVDEQVQIALKAIKVLIPIKFEKVKIAVRLPSTAAGSAYSAIHPFGKILNEEWQQDGSWIAIVEMAGGLQDDFNHKMASISGGEAETKLIK, from the coding sequence ATGGTAAATATAGATGATGCTATTATTGCAAGATTAGAATCTTTTGGAGAAAAATTTGAAATTTTAGTTGATCCTGATTTAGCTGCAGACTTTAGAAATCCTGATAATGAAAAAGAAATTGATATTGAAGATATTTTAGCTGTTGAAGAAATATTTAAAGATTCTAAAAAAGGAGATAAAGCTTCTGAAGATTCTATGAACAAAGTATTCGAAACTACTGATGTTTTAGAAGTAGCTAGTCAAATTCTTCATAAAGGTGTTGTTCAATTAACTGCTGAGCAAAGAAGACAAATGCAAGAAGATAAAAGAAAACAAGTTATTGCTACAATAGCTAGAGAAGGTATTAATCCTCAAAATGGTCTTCCGCATCCTGCTGTCAGAATTGAAAATGCAATAAATGAAGCTAAAGTTAAGATTGATGCATTTAAATCTGTAGATGAACAGGTTCAAATAGCTTTAAAAGCAATTAAAGTTTTAATTCCAATCAAATTTGAAAAAGTAAAAATAGCTGTTAGATTACCAAGCACTGCTGCAGGTAGTGCTTATTCTGCAATTCATCCATTTGGAAAAATATTAAATGAAGAATGGCAGCAAGATGGCTCTTGGATTGCAATTGTAGAAATGGCAGGTGGTCTTCAAGATGATTTTAATCATAAAATGGCTTCTATCTCAGGAGGAGAAGCTGAAACTAAATTAATTAAATAA
- the psmA gene encoding archaeal proteasome endopeptidase complex subunit alpha, which translates to MQPLQQQNAGYDRAITVFSPDGRLFQVEYAREAVKRGTTSLGLKSKDGVVLIVDKRTVSRLVEAKSIEKIFQIDNHIGVATSGLVADARALVERARIESQINKITYNEPILVGGLAKKICDMKQMYTQNGGVRPFGSALIIGGVNGGDAKLFETDPSGALIEYKATAIGSGVQAAMDVFEERYEDDLSLEDAINLGLDALYEATEGKTTSQSVEIAVIEIDTQSYKKLSDDEVSKYVEALLERNAEKEEEESDDEEDVGENSDSEKEEEELDENDSEESSDE; encoded by the coding sequence ATGCAACCTTTACAACAACAAAATGCTGGCTATGACAGAGCAATTACTGTATTTAGCCCTGATGGAAGACTTTTCCAAGTAGAATATGCAAGAGAAGCTGTAAAAAGAGGAACTACCTCTTTAGGTCTTAAATCAAAAGATGGTGTAGTTCTTATTGTAGATAAAAGAACAGTTAGTAGATTAGTTGAAGCAAAATCTATTGAAAAAATATTCCAAATTGATAATCATATTGGTGTTGCTACTTCTGGTCTTGTTGCTGATGCAAGAGCTTTAGTAGAGCGAGCACGTATTGAATCTCAAATTAATAAAATAACTTATAATGAACCAATTCTTGTTGGTGGACTTGCTAAGAAGATCTGTGACATGAAACAAATGTATACTCAAAATGGTGGTGTAAGACCTTTCGGTTCTGCATTGATCATTGGTGGAGTAAATGGTGGTGATGCTAAGTTATTTGAAACAGATCCAAGCGGAGCCTTAATTGAATATAAAGCAACAGCTATTGGATCTGGTGTACAAGCAGCTATGGATGTCTTTGAAGAAAGATATGAAGATGACTTAAGTTTAGAAGATGCAATTAATTTAGGTTTAGATGCACTTTATGAAGCTACTGAAGGTAAAACCACTTCTCAAAGTGTTGAAATAGCTGTAATTGAAATAGATACTCAAAGTTATAAAAAACTTTCTGATGATGAAGTATCTAAATATGTTGAGGCTCTTCTTGAGAGAAATGCTGAAAAAGAGGAAGAAGAATCTGATGATGAAGAAGATGTAGGAGAAAATTCTGATTCTGAAAAAGAGGAAGAAGAATTAGATGAAAATGATTCTGAAGAAAGTTCTGATGAGTAA
- the rrp41 gene encoding exosome complex exonuclease Rrp41 has protein sequence MFFIISNDKELRDDGRAFDELRPIKIEAGVLKRADGSAYLEVGGNKILASVYGPRESYIRRLLKPNTGVIRVRYNMAPFSVDDRKRPGPDRRSTEISKIAADALRPALMLESFPRSMVDVSIEVIEAEGGTRCAGITAAAVALADAGIPMKDIVVGCAAGKVNDQIVLDLSEKEDKDGQADVPIAIMPRTGEITLLQADGNLSEDEFEEALDLAMEGCRKISEIQHEALKNKYSSD, from the coding sequence GTGTTTTTTATTATCTCAAATGACAAAGAATTAAGAGATGACGGAAGAGCTTTTGATGAGCTCCGTCCAATAAAAATAGAAGCTGGGGTCTTGAAAAGAGCAGATGGTTCTGCTTATTTAGAAGTTGGTGGAAATAAAATTTTAGCATCTGTATATGGTCCAAGAGAATCTTATATTAGACGTTTATTAAAACCTAATACTGGTGTTATTAGAGTAAGATATAATATGGCTCCATTTTCAGTAGATGACCGTAAAAGGCCAGGTCCAGATAGAAGATCAACTGAAATTTCTAAGATAGCTGCTGATGCACTTAGACCTGCTTTAATGTTAGAATCTTTCCCAAGATCTATGGTAGACGTTTCAATTGAAGTAATTGAAGCAGAAGGAGGAACCCGTTGTGCTGGAATTACTGCTGCTGCAGTAGCATTAGCTGATGCAGGTATTCCAATGAAAGATATTGTAGTAGGTTGTGCTGCAGGTAAAGTAAATGACCAAATTGTATTAGATTTATCTGAAAAAGAAGATAAAGATGGACAAGCTGATGTTCCTATTGCAATCATGCCGAGAACCGGTGAAATTACTTTACTTCAAGCAGATGGTAACTTAAGTGAAGATGAATTTGAAGAAGCTTTAGATTTAGCTATGGAAGGATGTAGAAAAATCAGCGAAATTCAGCATGAAGCTTTAAAGAATAAGTATAGTTCAGACTAG
- a CDS encoding RNA-binding protein — protein MIHNIRYRVFIYENEDKDEILEALLNILPTAEVEVEEVEGLLEERMLILSGTISKKRETKEFLNTLIDSIEKDQLIRLFNDLDRKMDEKGNLFLRLSKEKAIGGEWEILDGGDSIHLKIKIAAYPAKKEIAINKISEIFPKDIKNA, from the coding sequence ATGATTCATAATATTAGATACCGTGTTTTTATTTATGAAAATGAAGACAAGGATGAAATTTTAGAAGCTCTTTTAAATATTTTGCCAACTGCAGAAGTAGAAGTAGAAGAGGTAGAAGGACTTTTAGAAGAAAGAATGCTTATTTTATCTGGAACTATTTCTAAAAAAAGAGAGACAAAAGAATTCTTAAACACTCTCATTGATTCAATTGAAAAAGATCAGTTAATTAGATTATTTAATGATTTAGACAGGAAAATGGATGAAAAAGGTAATTTATTTTTAAGACTATCTAAAGAAAAAGCTATTGGTGGAGAGTGGGAAATCTTAGATGGTGGAGATAGCATTCATTTAAAAATTAAAATAGCTGCATATCCTGCTAAAAAAGAAATAGCAATAAATAAGATTTCTGAAATATTTCCAAAAGATATTAAAAATGCTTAA
- the bsh gene encoding choloylglycine hydrolase translates to MCTASEYFTENHYFGRNFDYEISYNERVCITPRNYEFKFRKIEDMESHYAIIGIAAGIDEYPLYYDACNEKGVAIAGLNFAGNAVYREIDEDMVNVTPFEFIPYLLSQADSIEDVKNLLENLNLVNINFSESLPLSPLHWMISDKNSSIIVEPLEDGLKVYDNPVGVLTNNPTFDIQLFNLNNYRNLSIKTPENTFSKNLELDAYSRGMGAIGLPGDLSSLSRFVKAAFTRENSTSETGESESVSQFFHILSSVEQQKGLTFIDDPDVYEYTIYTSCYNTDECILYYKTYYNHQITAVDLNKENLDGDNLIVYPFIDEAQINFIN, encoded by the coding sequence ATGTGTACTGCAAGTGAATATTTTACAGAAAATCATTATTTTGGTAGAAATTTTGACTATGAAATCTCATACAATGAAAGAGTTTGTATAACTCCAAGAAATTATGAGTTTAAATTCAGAAAAATAGAAGATATGGAATCTCATTATGCAATTATAGGAATAGCTGCAGGTATTGATGAATATCCTTTATATTATGATGCTTGTAATGAAAAAGGAGTAGCTATTGCAGGGCTTAACTTTGCAGGCAATGCTGTTTATAGAGAAATAGATGAGGATATGGTAAATGTAACTCCATTTGAATTTATTCCTTATTTATTATCTCAAGCAGATTCTATAGAAGATGTAAAAAACTTACTTGAAAATCTTAATTTAGTAAATATTAATTTTTCAGAAAGTTTACCTTTATCTCCACTTCATTGGATGATATCAGACAAGAACTCTTCTATTATTGTGGAACCATTGGAAGATGGATTGAAAGTTTATGATAACCCTGTTGGAGTTTTAACTAATAATCCAACCTTTGATATACAATTATTTAATTTAAATAATTATAGGAATTTATCTATTAAAACACCAGAAAATACCTTTTCTAAAAATTTAGAATTAGATGCTTATAGTAGAGGTATGGGTGCTATTGGACTTCCTGGTGATTTGTCTTCTCTATCAAGGTTTGTAAAAGCAGCATTTACTCGTGAAAATTCAACTTCTGAGACTGGTGAATCAGAAAGTGTTTCTCAATTTTTCCATATTTTATCATCAGTTGAACAACAAAAAGGTTTAACATTTATTGATGATCCAGATGTATATGAATATACTATTTATACATCTTGCTATAATACAGATGAATGTATCTTATATTATAAAACATATTATAATCATCAAATAACTGCAGTTGATTTAAATAAGGAAAATCTTGATGGGGATAATTTGATTGTTTATCCTTTTATTGATGAAGCACAAATTAACTTTATAAATTAA
- a CDS encoding DUF2193 domain-containing protein: MKELYEKMINESMAALKADIEVISENRYDDFKITDAKPYADAVAEMTCLDNQAESVINLHKKSVASHYKVLSSIADTIIPEDDPFIEHFQTPPVLEILCEEDGDFADSLDVFIKSIADNEALVAKESIRRYGGFYGPTCVVDFALMPGSTSNVVNQILKTVNIPTPHKQAILSAKSWGMNTSYGIGDAFTNALEAGATAAEATAKEIEALQMIYREPIEAQGTLMDDAGHSSFDVRKFMLDYKKEMRDVVKAAMDDGVHYGNIVTVPAYCVGDIGHHIGQASYNMCKDDVILAVIQATAKVMESTLRDNVDNFLHPSQVLNLATGATACATEYILELDGFNAPMVVDLLNKRFHNYVQQYPTRGAAAELHNCDFMDMIYRGFNAISGARKARSSENLELIPIINGFAVDLGAIKHNEVLMNPQRYTYPACGITVRFSSLMRLADYPCLLTSEPVTATMMTNVIALNKDVPGSPVRGCKNCASSTLVDAKHEYCQWRESV, from the coding sequence ATGAAAGAATTATATGAAAAAATGATTAATGAATCAATGGCTGCTTTAAAAGCAGATATTGAAGTAATTTCTGAAAACAGATATGATGACTTTAAAATCACTGATGCAAAACCTTATGCAGATGCAGTAGCTGAAATGACTTGTCTTGATAATCAAGCGGAATCTGTAATTAACTTACACAAAAAATCTGTAGCAAGCCATTACAAAGTATTAAGTTCTATTGCTGATACAATAATACCTGAAGATGATCCTTTTATTGAACATTTTCAAACTCCTCCAGTCCTTGAAATTTTATGTGAGGAAGACGGTGACTTTGCAGACAGTTTAGATGTATTTATTAAATCTATTGCTGATAATGAAGCATTAGTTGCAAAAGAATCTATTCGTCGTTATGGTGGATTCTATGGTCCTACTTGTGTAGTGGACTTTGCTTTAATGCCTGGTAGTACCTCTAATGTAGTAAACCAAATCTTAAAAACTGTTAATATACCAACTCCCCATAAACAAGCAATTTTATCTGCTAAATCTTGGGGTATGAACACTTCTTATGGTATTGGTGATGCATTTACTAATGCTCTTGAAGCTGGTGCAACTGCAGCTGAAGCAACTGCAAAAGAAATTGAAGCTTTACAAATGATCTATAGAGAACCTATAGAAGCTCAAGGTACTTTAATGGATGATGCAGGCCATTCCTCCTTTGATGTAAGAAAGTTCATGTTAGATTACAAAAAAGAAATGAGAGATGTTGTTAAAGCAGCAATGGATGATGGTGTACATTATGGTAACATTGTAACTGTTCCAGCTTACTGTGTAGGTGATATTGGTCACCACATTGGTCAAGCAAGCTATAATATGTGTAAAGATGATGTAATCTTAGCGGTTATACAAGCAACTGCAAAAGTTATGGAATCTACTTTAAGAGATAATGTTGACAATTTCTTACACCCATCTCAAGTATTGAACTTAGCTACTGGTGCAACTGCATGTGCAACTGAATATATCCTTGAATTAGATGGATTTAACGCTCCTATGGTTGTAGATTTATTAAATAAAAGATTCCACAACTATGTACAACAATACCCTACTAGAGGAGCAGCTGCAGAATTACACAACTGTGACTTTATGGACATGATTTATAGAGGTTTCAATGCTATCAGTGGAGCTAGAAAAGCAAGAAGCAGTGAAAACCTTGAACTCATTCCTATAATCAATGGATTTGCTGTTGATTTAGGTGCAATTAAACATAATGAAGTTCTTATGAACCCACAAAGATACACCTATCCTGCATGTGGTATTACAGTAAGGTTCTCCTCACTTATGAGACTTGCAGATTATCCATGTTTACTTACTTCAGAACCTGTAACTGCAACTATGATGACAAACGTAATTGCACTTAATAAAGATGTACCTGGCTCTCCTGTAAGAGGCTGTAAAAACTGTGCATCTTCAACCTTAGTTGATGCTAAACATGAATACTGTCAATGGAGAGAATCTGTATAG
- the rnp3 gene encoding ribonuclease P protein component 3, producing the protein MKFYDLNLRGQDYENDLALVKEANKFGWDYLNLNYSYSNFDKAIQYKDDLINQLSDIDFNQTYRNKKTNFKHANLSMGINILNGNSNQIRKITNKYRDKTNYISCLGGDLKINRSVCENYKIDVLSRPYYKRRDSGMNHVLAKEAARHNVAIELSFGDILNNYLRYRTNVISSFKEILMFHRKFKFPLILTTDSKSIYDIRSTRDISSFFKSIGFSDREIYNGFYYYPKKIIDFNKDRKNMIVQGVKVIDGADFTDTYDSLDSDLEEFDDFDDGFDGFIDGYNDINEENDLREDEL; encoded by the coding sequence ATGAAATTTTATGACTTAAATTTAAGAGGGCAAGATTATGAAAATGATTTAGCTTTAGTTAAAGAAGCTAATAAGTTTGGATGGGATTATCTTAATTTAAATTATTCTTATTCAAATTTTGATAAGGCTATTCAATATAAAGATGATTTAATTAATCAATTGTCAGATATTGACTTTAATCAAACCTATAGGAATAAAAAAACTAATTTTAAACATGCAAATCTTTCTATGGGGATTAATATTTTAAATGGCAATTCTAATCAAATTAGAAAAATCACTAATAAATACCGTGATAAAACTAACTATATTAGCTGTTTAGGTGGAGATTTAAAGATCAATCGTAGTGTATGTGAGAATTATAAAATTGATGTTTTATCAAGACCTTACTATAAAAGAAGAGATTCTGGAATGAATCATGTTTTAGCAAAAGAAGCTGCAAGGCATAATGTAGCTATTGAATTATCTTTTGGAGATATTTTAAATAACTACCTTAGATACAGAACCAATGTAATTAGCAGCTTTAAGGAAATATTAATGTTCCATCGTAAATTTAAGTTCCCTCTTATTCTAACAACTGATTCTAAATCAATTTATGATATTAGGTCTACAAGAGATATTTCAAGTTTCTTTAAATCAATTGGTTTTAGTGATAGGGAGATTTATAATGGATTTTATTATTATCCTAAAAAGATTATTGATTTTAATAAAGATAGGAAGAATATGATTGTTCAAGGAGTTAAAGTCATTGATGGTGCTGATTTTACTGACACTTATGATAGTTTAGATAGTGATTTAGAAGAATTTGATGATTTTGATGATGGTTTTGATGGATTTATTGATGGGTATAATGATATAAATGAGGAAAATGATCTTAGGGAGGATGAACTATGA